The Wolbachia endosymbiont of Ctenocephalides felis wCfeT genome includes a region encoding these proteins:
- a CDS encoding type IV secretion system protein has product MFKTKLTLLLIAIFLLNIDFLLSYPALADEVSGTDQTKFSSRFNSSGSFSRASDPECGAFKTAAATAGIAIAVGAIFVGIVLTVSSAGLFTLLAIIGTIAAIIGVWKAIGGLVVCQHSFVKHPIARDYDGKYQDFELKDANYSNEVNKNYLTEDDYFSALKAKSGKDDGKKAEKEILNFSQQNSTTDYYWPKNGIQYSEYIEVCHRNPLTFGNIINTNDFEHRGEEGYIDFDVREKDTGYVDGSWSPKVDGGLECAVLKAGQSKNIHGSTFKAVRKMGRLCVELTEIKTLGITMTPWPQGVDMGCTELPPDPLAPMCEQSIMIFKNKDGTGGEERVSIGNDDDYKAIIRNKEKVGKRFISYDNKGCFQDYISEACYNQAGSKSLAPLPITSMIVQCIKESLDNLVAGIDSSGDLLKDKNGNKKGSFLFVAQKRLKNTVTAALVLALVLFSIKAMSGGVQRPQEMYMLILKFALVLYFTTGDTMSKYYGYLTTLSNGLSEIVLKASSESKNICNYEAGKDYEYTRNGNKISYSYLAPWDRLDCRILFYLGAPLSGIGSNISGGAALVTIIIGAAPVLLVAGSIIGIVLAGGQILIALVCIFMALLLTMVILWMCYVFILSLVALSVIVILSPLFIPMVLFQHTKTYFEGWVKELITYSLYPVILFAFLSFMFIACDKIFYKNLNFEKKETTVLGNKKQWFSVKDGECNANESTLACVLQNYSFKQSSIIGLFDINYIEFGSSPLGELLKLCLILFLFYHFLTILPSMAAELAGNHRAALGQGSTPQQMIGKTLSAAKAIIGAAAKAKSGDASGAAKDAKNATNKAGGANGGGSKESIRKGGVGGDS; this is encoded by the coding sequence ATGTTTAAGACTAAGCTAACATTGTTGCTAATTGCAATATTTTTATTAAACATAGACTTTTTGCTTTCATATCCAGCGCTTGCAGATGAAGTAAGTGGTACTGATCAAACAAAATTTTCTAGCAGATTTAACTCTTCTGGTAGCTTTAGTCGTGCTTCTGATCCTGAATGTGGAGCATTTAAAACGGCTGCAGCCACTGCTGGAATAGCCATTGCGGTTGGTGCAATATTTGTCGGTATTGTTTTAACTGTTTCTTCTGCCGGCTTGTTTACTCTTCTTGCAATTATTGGAACAATAGCTGCAATTATTGGTGTTTGGAAGGCCATAGGAGGGCTTGTCGTATGTCAGCACAGCTTTGTGAAGCACCCAATTGCACGTGATTATGATGGAAAATATCAGGATTTTGAATTAAAAGATGCAAACTACAGTAATGAAGTTAACAAAAATTATTTAACGGAAGATGATTACTTTTCTGCATTGAAAGCAAAATCAGGAAAAGATGACGGAAAGAAAGCAGAAAAGGAAATTTTGAACTTTAGTCAGCAAAACAGCACCACTGATTATTATTGGCCAAAAAATGGTATTCAATATAGTGAATATATAGAAGTGTGTCATCGAAATCCTTTAACGTTTGGCAATATTATTAATACAAATGATTTTGAACACAGGGGGGAAGAAGGATACATAGACTTTGATGTCAGGGAAAAAGATACTGGATATGTAGATGGGAGTTGGTCGCCAAAGGTAGATGGAGGTCTAGAATGTGCAGTTCTTAAAGCTGGGCAAAGTAAAAATATACATGGTTCAACATTCAAGGCAGTGAGAAAAATGGGTAGGTTATGTGTAGAGTTAACTGAAATTAAAACGCTTGGTATTACAATGACTCCTTGGCCACAAGGAGTTGATATGGGTTGCACAGAATTGCCACCTGATCCTCTTGCTCCTATGTGTGAACAATCTATAATGATATTCAAGAATAAAGACGGCACAGGTGGTGAGGAAAGAGTTTCTATCGGCAATGACGATGATTACAAAGCTATTATCAGAAATAAAGAAAAGGTAGGAAAGCGTTTTATAAGTTACGACAATAAAGGTTGTTTCCAAGATTACATCTCCGAGGCTTGTTACAACCAGGCAGGAAGTAAATCATTAGCTCCTCTTCCTATAACTTCTATGATAGTACAGTGCATTAAGGAATCATTAGATAATTTAGTTGCAGGCATTGATTCAAGTGGTGATCTGCTAAAAGATAAGAATGGAAACAAAAAGGGTAGCTTTTTGTTCGTTGCTCAAAAGAGGCTAAAAAATACCGTAACTGCTGCTCTAGTATTAGCTTTAGTATTGTTTTCTATCAAGGCAATGTCCGGTGGCGTCCAAAGGCCTCAGGAAATGTATATGTTGATCCTCAAATTTGCCTTAGTGCTTTATTTCACAACGGGTGATACCATGTCCAAGTATTATGGATACCTAACAACACTTTCAAATGGTTTATCAGAAATAGTACTAAAAGCATCATCCGAAAGTAAAAATATATGTAACTATGAAGCAGGTAAAGATTATGAATACACTCGCAATGGAAATAAGATATCTTACAGCTACCTCGCTCCTTGGGATAGACTAGATTGTAGAATTTTATTTTACTTGGGAGCTCCTTTGAGTGGCATTGGAAGTAACATTAGTGGTGGTGCTGCCTTAGTGACAATTATAATTGGTGCTGCTCCTGTCTTATTGGTTGCTGGTTCAATAATTGGTATTGTTCTTGCTGGAGGACAGATTTTAATAGCGCTTGTTTGTATATTTATGGCACTTCTACTGACAATGGTTATTTTATGGATGTGCTATGTATTCATTTTATCTTTGGTTGCTTTAAGCGTAATTGTCATTTTATCACCGCTATTTATTCCAATGGTTTTATTTCAGCACACTAAAACATATTTTGAGGGGTGGGTAAAGGAGTTGATTACTTATAGTCTATACCCAGTTATTCTTTTTGCATTTTTGTCTTTTATGTTCATAGCATGTGACAAGATTTTCTATAAAAATCTAAATTTTGAGAAAAAGGAGACAACAGTGTTAGGTAATAAAAAACAATGGTTTAGTGTCAAGGATGGAGAGTGTAATGCAAATGAATCCACCTTAGCATGCGTTTTGCAGAACTATAGTTTTAAACAGAGTAGCATAATTGGTTTATTTGACATCAACTATATAGAGTTCGGCAGCTCTCCTCTCGGAGAGTTACTAAAATTATGTTTAATATTATTCCTCTTCTATCACTTTTTAACTATTCTTCCTTCAATGGCTGCTGAACTTGCAGGCAACCACAGAGCAGCACT